One stretch of Ptiloglossa arizonensis isolate GNS036 chromosome 7, iyPtiAriz1_principal, whole genome shotgun sequence DNA includes these proteins:
- the Grip91 gene encoding gamma-tubulin complex component 3 isoform X5: MCQSTEQMKDRIFLIPDLKLGISSSTASTSGQASEVYTSSQIMSVNVTDKSTRDFSTNPNKIFGDEYISEDVLVQDLIYSFQGIEGQILKLDSNYGFQIDPMINIDRSRKQATLRLSELGYLHNTVQKGLERISAASCGQVADSFVAALHSELSEYYRFIAIIQEEVNRAQSQSRLYRVTLSHLHLWAYEPLDTLKWLADIVRACQGQKGGALVSAVYEFSNHGDATVKKLVRGILESVCDPLYNMLIRWIADGELDDPYREFFIETCADITGDRMWHEKYQVRNNMLPSFITKIQAKKILGTGKSINFLREVCKDFTPWQGKHTEMFKNFSEEYKVDVLFDMDPDGRLQTMMDTAFKETSTRVVEILTKQYHFMDHLHAIKGYLLLGQGHFIQHLMHLLEPELDKPASSLYPHNISSILETGIRATSAKIDDLDIYRRLDVRLLAPSENEKGWDVFILDYNVGGPIGTILEPCRQIYQTIFFALWRAKRMESILSTIWKRQITSAKMFRKMPEVLPIQTHIHLITSSMVHLVHQMQYFFLFEVIECSWDAFAKELGQAASLDDIITAHTYFIDTVRRGTLLDEKSQELMDHLRSVYGPILDLQNLEETFLTFATQEYEARLKESSSLNETDLTFNRLDPMDYNAGVTKRQTTFLKHLNTLSIQLRLLSRTYQDRVKKFLIMLACAEDVSLQLLSVRLDFNEYYKSKDSRLVVPLTYLHRRQSDQIFLSCK; this comes from the exons ATGTGTCAATCAACAGAACAAATGAAGGATAGAATTTTCTTGATTCCTGACTTGAAATTAGGTATAAGTTCGTCTACTGCATCCACCAGTG GGCAGGCATCAGAAGTTTATACATCATCGCAAATTATGTCTGTAAATGTCACAGATAAAAGTACAAGAGATTTCTCAACAAACCCTAACAAAATATTTGGTGATGAGTATATTTCAGAAGATGTATTGGTTCAGGATCTTATATATTCCTTTCAAGGTATTGAAGGGCAGATATTGAAGTTGGATTCCAATTATGGTTTTCAAATAGATCCAATGATAAATATTGATAGGTCACGGAAACAAGCTACTTTGAGATTGAGCGAACTTGGATATTTACACAATACAGTACAAAAAGGGTTAGAAAGAATATCAGCTGCTTCATGTGGTCAAGTAGCTGATAGTTTTGTTGCAGCATTGCATTCAGAATTATCCGAATACTACAGATTCATAGCTATTATTCAAGAAGAAGTAAACAG AGCTCAATCTCAATCAAGATTGTACAGAGTTACTTTATCCCATTTGCACCTTTGGGCATATGAACCTTTAGATACTTTAAAGTGGCTGGCAGACATAGTAAGAGCTTGTCAAGGACAGAAGGGTGGCGCTCTCGTTTCTGCTGTATATGAATTCAGCAATCATGGTGATGCCACTGTAAAAAAGTTAGTCAGAGGAATCTTGGAAAGTGTTTGCGATCCCTTATATAATATGTTGATAAGGTGGATTGCTGATGGTGAATTAGATGATCCATATAgagaattttttattgaaaCCTGTGCTGATATTACTGGGGATAGAATGTGGCATGAAAAATATCAAGTTCGCAACAATATGCTTCCAtcttttattacaaaaatacaaGCTAAAAAAATTTTGGGAACGGGGAAGAGCATTAACTTTTTACGCGAAGTATGTAAAGATTTTACTCCGTGGCAAGGAAAACATACGGAAATGTTTAAGAATTTTAGTGAGGAATACAAAG TTGATGTTTTGTTTGATATGGATCCTGATGGTCGATTGCAAACAATGATGGATACAGCTTTTAAAGAAACTTCGACTCGAGTAGTTGAAATACTAACGAAGCAATATCATTTCATGGATCATTTACATGCTATTAAAGGTTATCTACTATTAGGACAAGGCCATTTTATTCAACATTTGATGCATTTATTAGA GCCAGAATTAGATAAACCTGCCAGTTCTTTATATCCGCACAATATATCTTCTATTCTGGAAACGGGAATAAGAGCGACTAGTGCAAAGATAGATGATTTAGATATATATAGACGGTTAGATGTAAGATTATTAGCACCTTCAGAAAACGAAAAAGGATGGGATGTCTTTATTCTTGATTACAATGTAGGTGGTCCCATTGGAACG ATTCTGGAACCTTGTAGACAAATATATCAAActatattttttgccttatggAGAGCAAAAAGAATGGAATCTATATTGTCTACGATATGGAAACGACAAATAACCTCTGCTAAGATGTTTCGTAAAATGCCAGAAGTATTACCAATCCAAACTCACATACATTTAATCACAAGCAGTATGGTACACTTGGTTCACCAAATGCAGTATTTCTTCTTATTTGAG gTAATCGAATGTTCCTGGGATGCATTTGCAAAGGAATTAGGACAAGCAGCCTCATTGGATGATATAATCACAGCACATACTTATTTCATAGACACAGTAAGGCGTGGTACCTTACTTGATGAAAAATCTCAA GAGTTAATGGATCATCTTCGTTCAGTATATGGACCAATCTTGGATTTGCAGAATCTCGAAGAAACATTTCTTACGTTTGCTACACAAGAATATGAGGCTAGATTAAAAGAAAGTAGTTCATTAAATGAAACTGATCTAACATTCAATAGATTGGATCCTATGGACTACAATGCAGGAGTTACTAAACGTCAAACAACTTTTTTGAAACACCTGAATACACTCTCTATTCAGCTTCGATTGCTTTCAAGGACGTATCAG GACAGAGTGAAGAAATTTCTTATAATGCTTGCATGTGCTGAAGACGTCTCTTTACAATTACTGAGTGTACGATTGGATTTCAACGAATATTATAAAAGTAAAGATAGTCGTCTTGTTGTACCATTAACATATTTACACCGCAGACAAAGCGATCAAATCTTTCTTAGTTGTAAGTAA
- the Grip91 gene encoding gamma-tubulin complex component 3 isoform X3, with product MHPQIIRKWMRFSLGLLSSSQGVETLREDEITVASHVKNKLPHCDTVQFDKLYNDLKIGPLKNRARILIFLLNMCQSTEQMKDRIFLIPDLKLGISSSTASTSGQASEVYTSSQIMSVNVTDKSTRDFSTNPNKIFGDEYISEDVLVQDLIYSFQGIEGQILKLDSNYGFQIDPMINIDRSRKQATLRLSELGYLHNTVQKGLERISAASCGQVADSFVAALHSELSEYYRFIAIIQEEVNRAQSQSRLYRVTLSHLHLWAYEPLDTLKWLADIVRACQGQKGGALVSAVYEFSNHGDATVKKLVRGILESVCDPLYNMLIRWIADGELDDPYREFFIETCADITGDRMWHEKYQVRNNMLPSFITKIQAKKILGTGKSINFLREVCKDFTPWQGKHTEMFKNFSEEYKVDVLFDMDPDGRLQTMMDTAFKETSTRVVEILTKQYHFMDHLHAIKGYLLLGQGHFIQHLMHLLEPELDKPASSLYPHNISSILETGIRATSAKIDDLDIYRRLDVRLLAPSENEKGWDVFILDYNVGGPIGTILEPCRQIYQTIFFALWRAKRMESILSTIWKRQITSAKMFRKMPEVLPIQTHIHLITSSMVHLVHQMQYFFLFEVIECSWDAFAKELGQAASLDDIITAHTYFIDTVRRGTLLDEKSQELMDHLRSVYGPILDLQNLEETFLTFATQEYEARLKESSSLNETDLTFNRLDPMDYNAGVTKRQTTFLKHLNTLSIQLRLLSRTYQDRVKKFLIMLACAEDVSLQLLSVRLDFNEYYKSKDSRLVVPLTYLHRRQSDQIFLSCK from the exons ATGCACCCTC aaataattcgaaaatgGATGCGTTTTTCACTTGGATTATTATCATCCTCTCAAGGGGTAGAAACATTACGAGAAGATGAAATTACTGTGGCAAGTcacgtaaaaaataaattgccACATTGTGATACAGTACAATTTGATAAATTGTATAATGACTTAAAAATTGGA CCATTAAAGAACAGAGCACGAATCCTTATATTTCTGTTGAACATGTGTCAATCAACAGAACAAATGAAGGATAGAATTTTCTTGATTCCTGACTTGAAATTAGGTATAAGTTCGTCTACTGCATCCACCAGTG GGCAGGCATCAGAAGTTTATACATCATCGCAAATTATGTCTGTAAATGTCACAGATAAAAGTACAAGAGATTTCTCAACAAACCCTAACAAAATATTTGGTGATGAGTATATTTCAGAAGATGTATTGGTTCAGGATCTTATATATTCCTTTCAAGGTATTGAAGGGCAGATATTGAAGTTGGATTCCAATTATGGTTTTCAAATAGATCCAATGATAAATATTGATAGGTCACGGAAACAAGCTACTTTGAGATTGAGCGAACTTGGATATTTACACAATACAGTACAAAAAGGGTTAGAAAGAATATCAGCTGCTTCATGTGGTCAAGTAGCTGATAGTTTTGTTGCAGCATTGCATTCAGAATTATCCGAATACTACAGATTCATAGCTATTATTCAAGAAGAAGTAAACAG AGCTCAATCTCAATCAAGATTGTACAGAGTTACTTTATCCCATTTGCACCTTTGGGCATATGAACCTTTAGATACTTTAAAGTGGCTGGCAGACATAGTAAGAGCTTGTCAAGGACAGAAGGGTGGCGCTCTCGTTTCTGCTGTATATGAATTCAGCAATCATGGTGATGCCACTGTAAAAAAGTTAGTCAGAGGAATCTTGGAAAGTGTTTGCGATCCCTTATATAATATGTTGATAAGGTGGATTGCTGATGGTGAATTAGATGATCCATATAgagaattttttattgaaaCCTGTGCTGATATTACTGGGGATAGAATGTGGCATGAAAAATATCAAGTTCGCAACAATATGCTTCCAtcttttattacaaaaatacaaGCTAAAAAAATTTTGGGAACGGGGAAGAGCATTAACTTTTTACGCGAAGTATGTAAAGATTTTACTCCGTGGCAAGGAAAACATACGGAAATGTTTAAGAATTTTAGTGAGGAATACAAAG TTGATGTTTTGTTTGATATGGATCCTGATGGTCGATTGCAAACAATGATGGATACAGCTTTTAAAGAAACTTCGACTCGAGTAGTTGAAATACTAACGAAGCAATATCATTTCATGGATCATTTACATGCTATTAAAGGTTATCTACTATTAGGACAAGGCCATTTTATTCAACATTTGATGCATTTATTAGA GCCAGAATTAGATAAACCTGCCAGTTCTTTATATCCGCACAATATATCTTCTATTCTGGAAACGGGAATAAGAGCGACTAGTGCAAAGATAGATGATTTAGATATATATAGACGGTTAGATGTAAGATTATTAGCACCTTCAGAAAACGAAAAAGGATGGGATGTCTTTATTCTTGATTACAATGTAGGTGGTCCCATTGGAACG ATTCTGGAACCTTGTAGACAAATATATCAAActatattttttgccttatggAGAGCAAAAAGAATGGAATCTATATTGTCTACGATATGGAAACGACAAATAACCTCTGCTAAGATGTTTCGTAAAATGCCAGAAGTATTACCAATCCAAACTCACATACATTTAATCACAAGCAGTATGGTACACTTGGTTCACCAAATGCAGTATTTCTTCTTATTTGAG gTAATCGAATGTTCCTGGGATGCATTTGCAAAGGAATTAGGACAAGCAGCCTCATTGGATGATATAATCACAGCACATACTTATTTCATAGACACAGTAAGGCGTGGTACCTTACTTGATGAAAAATCTCAA GAGTTAATGGATCATCTTCGTTCAGTATATGGACCAATCTTGGATTTGCAGAATCTCGAAGAAACATTTCTTACGTTTGCTACACAAGAATATGAGGCTAGATTAAAAGAAAGTAGTTCATTAAATGAAACTGATCTAACATTCAATAGATTGGATCCTATGGACTACAATGCAGGAGTTACTAAACGTCAAACAACTTTTTTGAAACACCTGAATACACTCTCTATTCAGCTTCGATTGCTTTCAAGGACGTATCAG GACAGAGTGAAGAAATTTCTTATAATGCTTGCATGTGCTGAAGACGTCTCTTTACAATTACTGAGTGTACGATTGGATTTCAACGAATATTATAAAAGTAAAGATAGTCGTCTTGTTGTACCATTAACATATTTACACCGCAGACAAAGCGATCAAATCTTTCTTAGTTGTAAGTAA
- the Grip91 gene encoding gamma-tubulin complex component 3 isoform X1, with protein MNETEAETVGDLVQKMIISVCGEQKPEIIRKWMRFSLGLLSSSQGVETLREDEITVASHVKNKLPHCDTVQFDKLYNDLKIGPLKNRARILIFLLNMCQSTEQMKDRIFLIPDLKLGISSSTASTSGQASEVYTSSQIMSVNVTDKSTRDFSTNPNKIFGDEYISEDVLVQDLIYSFQGIEGQILKLDSNYGFQIDPMINIDRSRKQATLRLSELGYLHNTVQKGLERISAASCGQVADSFVAALHSELSEYYRFIAIIQEEVNRAQSQSRLYRVTLSHLHLWAYEPLDTLKWLADIVRACQGQKGGALVSAVYEFSNHGDATVKKLVRGILESVCDPLYNMLIRWIADGELDDPYREFFIETCADITGDRMWHEKYQVRNNMLPSFITKIQAKKILGTGKSINFLREVCKDFTPWQGKHTEMFKNFSEEYKVDVLFDMDPDGRLQTMMDTAFKETSTRVVEILTKQYHFMDHLHAIKGYLLLGQGHFIQHLMHLLEPELDKPASSLYPHNISSILETGIRATSAKIDDLDIYRRLDVRLLAPSENEKGWDVFILDYNVGGPIGTILEPCRQIYQTIFFALWRAKRMESILSTIWKRQITSAKMFRKMPEVLPIQTHIHLITSSMVHLVHQMQYFFLFEVIECSWDAFAKELGQAASLDDIITAHTYFIDTVRRGTLLDEKSQELMDHLRSVYGPILDLQNLEETFLTFATQEYEARLKESSSLNETDLTFNRLDPMDYNAGVTKRQTTFLKHLNTLSIQLRLLSRTYQDRVKKFLIMLACAEDVSLQLLSVRLDFNEYYKSKDSRLVVPLTYLHRRQSDQIFLSCK; from the exons aaataattcgaaaatgGATGCGTTTTTCACTTGGATTATTATCATCCTCTCAAGGGGTAGAAACATTACGAGAAGATGAAATTACTGTGGCAAGTcacgtaaaaaataaattgccACATTGTGATACAGTACAATTTGATAAATTGTATAATGACTTAAAAATTGGA CCATTAAAGAACAGAGCACGAATCCTTATATTTCTGTTGAACATGTGTCAATCAACAGAACAAATGAAGGATAGAATTTTCTTGATTCCTGACTTGAAATTAGGTATAAGTTCGTCTACTGCATCCACCAGTG GGCAGGCATCAGAAGTTTATACATCATCGCAAATTATGTCTGTAAATGTCACAGATAAAAGTACAAGAGATTTCTCAACAAACCCTAACAAAATATTTGGTGATGAGTATATTTCAGAAGATGTATTGGTTCAGGATCTTATATATTCCTTTCAAGGTATTGAAGGGCAGATATTGAAGTTGGATTCCAATTATGGTTTTCAAATAGATCCAATGATAAATATTGATAGGTCACGGAAACAAGCTACTTTGAGATTGAGCGAACTTGGATATTTACACAATACAGTACAAAAAGGGTTAGAAAGAATATCAGCTGCTTCATGTGGTCAAGTAGCTGATAGTTTTGTTGCAGCATTGCATTCAGAATTATCCGAATACTACAGATTCATAGCTATTATTCAAGAAGAAGTAAACAG AGCTCAATCTCAATCAAGATTGTACAGAGTTACTTTATCCCATTTGCACCTTTGGGCATATGAACCTTTAGATACTTTAAAGTGGCTGGCAGACATAGTAAGAGCTTGTCAAGGACAGAAGGGTGGCGCTCTCGTTTCTGCTGTATATGAATTCAGCAATCATGGTGATGCCACTGTAAAAAAGTTAGTCAGAGGAATCTTGGAAAGTGTTTGCGATCCCTTATATAATATGTTGATAAGGTGGATTGCTGATGGTGAATTAGATGATCCATATAgagaattttttattgaaaCCTGTGCTGATATTACTGGGGATAGAATGTGGCATGAAAAATATCAAGTTCGCAACAATATGCTTCCAtcttttattacaaaaatacaaGCTAAAAAAATTTTGGGAACGGGGAAGAGCATTAACTTTTTACGCGAAGTATGTAAAGATTTTACTCCGTGGCAAGGAAAACATACGGAAATGTTTAAGAATTTTAGTGAGGAATACAAAG TTGATGTTTTGTTTGATATGGATCCTGATGGTCGATTGCAAACAATGATGGATACAGCTTTTAAAGAAACTTCGACTCGAGTAGTTGAAATACTAACGAAGCAATATCATTTCATGGATCATTTACATGCTATTAAAGGTTATCTACTATTAGGACAAGGCCATTTTATTCAACATTTGATGCATTTATTAGA GCCAGAATTAGATAAACCTGCCAGTTCTTTATATCCGCACAATATATCTTCTATTCTGGAAACGGGAATAAGAGCGACTAGTGCAAAGATAGATGATTTAGATATATATAGACGGTTAGATGTAAGATTATTAGCACCTTCAGAAAACGAAAAAGGATGGGATGTCTTTATTCTTGATTACAATGTAGGTGGTCCCATTGGAACG ATTCTGGAACCTTGTAGACAAATATATCAAActatattttttgccttatggAGAGCAAAAAGAATGGAATCTATATTGTCTACGATATGGAAACGACAAATAACCTCTGCTAAGATGTTTCGTAAAATGCCAGAAGTATTACCAATCCAAACTCACATACATTTAATCACAAGCAGTATGGTACACTTGGTTCACCAAATGCAGTATTTCTTCTTATTTGAG gTAATCGAATGTTCCTGGGATGCATTTGCAAAGGAATTAGGACAAGCAGCCTCATTGGATGATATAATCACAGCACATACTTATTTCATAGACACAGTAAGGCGTGGTACCTTACTTGATGAAAAATCTCAA GAGTTAATGGATCATCTTCGTTCAGTATATGGACCAATCTTGGATTTGCAGAATCTCGAAGAAACATTTCTTACGTTTGCTACACAAGAATATGAGGCTAGATTAAAAGAAAGTAGTTCATTAAATGAAACTGATCTAACATTCAATAGATTGGATCCTATGGACTACAATGCAGGAGTTACTAAACGTCAAACAACTTTTTTGAAACACCTGAATACACTCTCTATTCAGCTTCGATTGCTTTCAAGGACGTATCAG GACAGAGTGAAGAAATTTCTTATAATGCTTGCATGTGCTGAAGACGTCTCTTTACAATTACTGAGTGTACGATTGGATTTCAACGAATATTATAAAAGTAAAGATAGTCGTCTTGTTGTACCATTAACATATTTACACCGCAGACAAAGCGATCAAATCTTTCTTAGTTGTAAGTAA
- the Grip91 gene encoding gamma-tubulin complex component 3 isoform X2, with translation MNRRSNAKKIIRKWMRFSLGLLSSSQGVETLREDEITVASHVKNKLPHCDTVQFDKLYNDLKIGPLKNRARILIFLLNMCQSTEQMKDRIFLIPDLKLGISSSTASTSGQASEVYTSSQIMSVNVTDKSTRDFSTNPNKIFGDEYISEDVLVQDLIYSFQGIEGQILKLDSNYGFQIDPMINIDRSRKQATLRLSELGYLHNTVQKGLERISAASCGQVADSFVAALHSELSEYYRFIAIIQEEVNRAQSQSRLYRVTLSHLHLWAYEPLDTLKWLADIVRACQGQKGGALVSAVYEFSNHGDATVKKLVRGILESVCDPLYNMLIRWIADGELDDPYREFFIETCADITGDRMWHEKYQVRNNMLPSFITKIQAKKILGTGKSINFLREVCKDFTPWQGKHTEMFKNFSEEYKVDVLFDMDPDGRLQTMMDTAFKETSTRVVEILTKQYHFMDHLHAIKGYLLLGQGHFIQHLMHLLEPELDKPASSLYPHNISSILETGIRATSAKIDDLDIYRRLDVRLLAPSENEKGWDVFILDYNVGGPIGTILEPCRQIYQTIFFALWRAKRMESILSTIWKRQITSAKMFRKMPEVLPIQTHIHLITSSMVHLVHQMQYFFLFEVIECSWDAFAKELGQAASLDDIITAHTYFIDTVRRGTLLDEKSQELMDHLRSVYGPILDLQNLEETFLTFATQEYEARLKESSSLNETDLTFNRLDPMDYNAGVTKRQTTFLKHLNTLSIQLRLLSRTYQDRVKKFLIMLACAEDVSLQLLSVRLDFNEYYKSKDSRLVVPLTYLHRRQSDQIFLSCK, from the exons aaataattcgaaaatgGATGCGTTTTTCACTTGGATTATTATCATCCTCTCAAGGGGTAGAAACATTACGAGAAGATGAAATTACTGTGGCAAGTcacgtaaaaaataaattgccACATTGTGATACAGTACAATTTGATAAATTGTATAATGACTTAAAAATTGGA CCATTAAAGAACAGAGCACGAATCCTTATATTTCTGTTGAACATGTGTCAATCAACAGAACAAATGAAGGATAGAATTTTCTTGATTCCTGACTTGAAATTAGGTATAAGTTCGTCTACTGCATCCACCAGTG GGCAGGCATCAGAAGTTTATACATCATCGCAAATTATGTCTGTAAATGTCACAGATAAAAGTACAAGAGATTTCTCAACAAACCCTAACAAAATATTTGGTGATGAGTATATTTCAGAAGATGTATTGGTTCAGGATCTTATATATTCCTTTCAAGGTATTGAAGGGCAGATATTGAAGTTGGATTCCAATTATGGTTTTCAAATAGATCCAATGATAAATATTGATAGGTCACGGAAACAAGCTACTTTGAGATTGAGCGAACTTGGATATTTACACAATACAGTACAAAAAGGGTTAGAAAGAATATCAGCTGCTTCATGTGGTCAAGTAGCTGATAGTTTTGTTGCAGCATTGCATTCAGAATTATCCGAATACTACAGATTCATAGCTATTATTCAAGAAGAAGTAAACAG AGCTCAATCTCAATCAAGATTGTACAGAGTTACTTTATCCCATTTGCACCTTTGGGCATATGAACCTTTAGATACTTTAAAGTGGCTGGCAGACATAGTAAGAGCTTGTCAAGGACAGAAGGGTGGCGCTCTCGTTTCTGCTGTATATGAATTCAGCAATCATGGTGATGCCACTGTAAAAAAGTTAGTCAGAGGAATCTTGGAAAGTGTTTGCGATCCCTTATATAATATGTTGATAAGGTGGATTGCTGATGGTGAATTAGATGATCCATATAgagaattttttattgaaaCCTGTGCTGATATTACTGGGGATAGAATGTGGCATGAAAAATATCAAGTTCGCAACAATATGCTTCCAtcttttattacaaaaatacaaGCTAAAAAAATTTTGGGAACGGGGAAGAGCATTAACTTTTTACGCGAAGTATGTAAAGATTTTACTCCGTGGCAAGGAAAACATACGGAAATGTTTAAGAATTTTAGTGAGGAATACAAAG TTGATGTTTTGTTTGATATGGATCCTGATGGTCGATTGCAAACAATGATGGATACAGCTTTTAAAGAAACTTCGACTCGAGTAGTTGAAATACTAACGAAGCAATATCATTTCATGGATCATTTACATGCTATTAAAGGTTATCTACTATTAGGACAAGGCCATTTTATTCAACATTTGATGCATTTATTAGA GCCAGAATTAGATAAACCTGCCAGTTCTTTATATCCGCACAATATATCTTCTATTCTGGAAACGGGAATAAGAGCGACTAGTGCAAAGATAGATGATTTAGATATATATAGACGGTTAGATGTAAGATTATTAGCACCTTCAGAAAACGAAAAAGGATGGGATGTCTTTATTCTTGATTACAATGTAGGTGGTCCCATTGGAACG ATTCTGGAACCTTGTAGACAAATATATCAAActatattttttgccttatggAGAGCAAAAAGAATGGAATCTATATTGTCTACGATATGGAAACGACAAATAACCTCTGCTAAGATGTTTCGTAAAATGCCAGAAGTATTACCAATCCAAACTCACATACATTTAATCACAAGCAGTATGGTACACTTGGTTCACCAAATGCAGTATTTCTTCTTATTTGAG gTAATCGAATGTTCCTGGGATGCATTTGCAAAGGAATTAGGACAAGCAGCCTCATTGGATGATATAATCACAGCACATACTTATTTCATAGACACAGTAAGGCGTGGTACCTTACTTGATGAAAAATCTCAA GAGTTAATGGATCATCTTCGTTCAGTATATGGACCAATCTTGGATTTGCAGAATCTCGAAGAAACATTTCTTACGTTTGCTACACAAGAATATGAGGCTAGATTAAAAGAAAGTAGTTCATTAAATGAAACTGATCTAACATTCAATAGATTGGATCCTATGGACTACAATGCAGGAGTTACTAAACGTCAAACAACTTTTTTGAAACACCTGAATACACTCTCTATTCAGCTTCGATTGCTTTCAAGGACGTATCAG GACAGAGTGAAGAAATTTCTTATAATGCTTGCATGTGCTGAAGACGTCTCTTTACAATTACTGAGTGTACGATTGGATTTCAACGAATATTATAAAAGTAAAGATAGTCGTCTTGTTGTACCATTAACATATTTACACCGCAGACAAAGCGATCAAATCTTTCTTAGTTGTAAGTAA